GGAGCGAAAGCGTTACCCTGCTGGCATTTCTCTTGCTCTAATCAACCCTTAGATTCGCTCTTAAGCACGACCGAAGGAGGGTAAGCATGTTCACAGACAAGATAGAGTTAAAAGACTACGACGAGATGGACCAAGAATATAAAGATCTTATGGCGCATGTGCTGTGCATTCAAGCCGACTGCGAAATCGGCGGGCCGCACCTCTACGTTGAAAAGATGTTACCGGCGGCGCCGACCAAACTCGATCAACTGATCGTCGCGCGCACCGCCGGGGAAGAGATCGATCACTACCGCAAGGTGGCAAAAGTTGCTGGCGACATTGGCATCGATGTTTCGTTTGTTTTAAGTCAACCCAACGAAAAGCGTTTCGTCGATACTTTCCGTGGTTTGATTACGACCTGGGAAGACAACGCTGTCTTCGGTTTCTTGATCGACCGCGTCGGCCGTTATCAGCTCGAAGAGTTCTACGATTGCAGCTATTTGCCGCTGCAGCGCATTTTGCCCGATATCGTGACCGAAGAGTTGGGCCATATCGAGTACGGTTACAACAAAACGCTGGAGCTCGTGCAGTCCGGCGATGAGGGCAAAGCCAAAGCCCAGCGTGCGGTCGATTTCTGGTATGTGCGCGCGCTGGATATGTTTGGTCGCACCGGTTCGAAGCGCTCTGAGCGCTATCGTCACTGGGGCTTGAAGCGCCGCTCCAACGAGCAAGCGCGGCAGGATTATATGAATGAGGTCGGGCCGATCCTCACTGGCATGGGGCTGAAAGTTCCCGATCCGAATAAAGGCCGCCGCTACATGTAAGGAGGAGAAACTATGCCAACGCCAGTCGCCAATCTAGATAAATTGGACCAGCATCTTACCGAAGTGGTGCGCGCGCTGTACGGCGCGGTCAAAACCGGGATATCGCACACCGATGATCCCAAAGTCGTCGACGGGTCGATCAAAGATTGCAAGGAGATCCTCGACGAAATCATGGCCGGCAGAGTCAAAGAATGGATCAACTGAAATCGGAAAAAAGAAGGGGTTGGTTAGCAGTGAGGCGGTAGTCTAAATCAAGTTCCACAAATCTTTGATCTTGCGCACCAGCGTGCGCTCGCATTCGGCTTCGCGGCCGTCAGTGTAGACCTGAGTTTGCGACAGACGGAAGATCAACACGCGGGCGCCTTTGGTCAAGCGCAGGATGAAAGTATGAGAATCCTCCTCGAACTCGACCTGGGTGTCAACCTCCGGATCGGTCCGCCGGGCGATCTCTGTCGCCCAAGCGGAAAGATCCGGCACGGCGGCGTCGCCGCGTTGCGGGCTTAACATATTACCCGGCGCTGTGGCTTACTTTCTCTTGTACAGCCCATCGATGAAGCCGCTCTGGTCGAGTTCGCGAATGAAAGTATTGTCGACGAACTGCTCCGGCTTGGCGTTCTTGGCGCGTGGGTCGCGTTCGGCGATGTCCTCGATCACAGTCTTAAGCCCTTCGATGCTCGGGTATTGTTTTTTCGGATAGAGCGCTTCGCTCATGACATTCTCGTAACTCTTTTCGAGGGTCTCGCGGTCGAGGCTACTGCCCATGTAGCGCGATAACGCTTTGATCGTGATTTCCTTGTCGTTCCACATGCGCGCCACCGCTTCCACATGAGCGCGGACATACCGGCGCACGGTATCGGGCTGTTCCTTGATGAAACGTTTGGTCGTCGCGACACCGGTATGCTGAAAGACCACGCCAATCTTCGCGACGTCGACGAGTGTGGCGAGGCCTTTTTTCTCCGCGGTAAAGCTAGACGGCGGATTGATCACCGCCGCGGTGACTCTGCCGGTCATCAGGGCGCCCAACCGCTCAGGGCCGCTGCCGACCTGCATGAGGGTTACGTCTTTGCCCACGGTGAGTCCGACTTTGCGCAGCGCCAGGCGCGCGATGGTATCGGTTGCCGAGCCAAAACGGCTGATGGCTAGAGTGCCGCCTTTCAGCTGTTCAAGGCTCTTTACCCCCGGTTTACCCATCAGCACATAGTTCAAGCCGGTGATACCGGCGGCAACAAACACCGCGTCCGAGCCCGCCATGACGCTGTTGACTAGGCCAGGGCCCGAGACTTGGGTGATCGGCACATCGCCCGAGACCAGCGCCAATATGGCGGTGGTGCCTCCGGTGAAGAAGATGACCTGGGCATCCAGGCCATTCTTGGTAAACACGCCGGCTTCTTTGGCGACCCAAGCCGGCAGTTGGTCGGCGCTGGCAGCGCTGTAGCCGACGTTGAGTCGGGTGAGTTGGGCGTTGGTGGCGGACGACCAAAACAGAGTCATCAACAGCACGGCCAGCGTTGCGAAAGTTTTCAACATCACATTTCTCTCCTCTAGACAAAGCTCGATTGTGGGGAAGACTAACAAGGCCGAGGGGTCGAAACAAGAAAGCCCCCGTTGGGACGAGGGCTTTCGATTGTGGGTGGCAATGAACAGACTACTCGCCGTACTTCTCGGCGCGGAACGGTTTGTGACAGGCGCCGCAGGTGTCGCCCAGAGCTTTGAGCTTGGCGCTAACCGCGCTCTCGTCGCCGGCCTTTGCGGCCGAGATCAACTCACCGGCCGCCTTGCTCAGGTTCTTGGCGGCCTTGCCGAAGTCGTCAGACTTCTCCCAAATCTCCGGTTTTGCCTTGGTCTTGCCGGTGGTGCTACCGGCAGGGAAGAGGCTGACTATCTTGTCGGCGGTTCCCATGACATCTTTGGCTTTGGCTTCCACAGTCGCGTAGTTTTTTTCTTCCACGGCGGCTTTGATGGCTTTGTTGGCCGCGCTGAGGTCCTTCATGGCCTGCTGTCTTTTCTCGTTGATATTGGCTTGGGCGTGGACGTGCGACGTTGCCGCAAGGGCAATGACGCCGAAGAGCGCTCCCGCTAGAATTTTTCCGACCATTCGATTTTATCTCCTTTCAAACCTTTGAGAGAACGTTAACTACCGCGATTTACTTTTTTTACGGCATTGAGAAGATGTTCCGTCGAAAGCAGGTCCTTTTCCGTGTTGGTCGGGCGG
This region of Deltaproteobacteria bacterium genomic DNA includes:
- a CDS encoding ABC transporter substrate-binding protein, translating into MLKTFATLAVLLMTLFWSSATNAQLTRLNVGYSAASADQLPAWVAKEAGVFTKNGLDAQVIFFTGGTTAILALVSGDVPITQVSGPGLVNSVMAGSDAVFVAAGITGLNYVLMGKPGVKSLEQLKGGTLAISRFGSATDTIARLALRKVGLTVGKDVTLMQVGSGPERLGALMTGRVTAAVINPPSSFTAEKKGLATLVDVAKIGVVFQHTGVATTKRFIKEQPDTVRRYVRAHVEAVARMWNDKEITIKALSRYMGSSLDRETLEKSYENVMSEALYPKKQYPSIEGLKTVIEDIAERDPRAKNAKPEQFVDNTFIRELDQSGFIDGLYKRK
- a CDS encoding cytochrome c; translated protein: MVGKILAGALFGVIALAATSHVHAQANINEKRQQAMKDLSAANKAIKAAVEEKNYATVEAKAKDVMGTADKIVSLFPAGSTTGKTKAKPEIWEKSDDFGKAAKNLSKAAGELISAAKAGDESAVSAKLKALGDTCGACHKPFRAEKYGE